The genomic region AGCTCTGGGTCATCTCCTCGGGGCTGCGCTCGCGACTGCTGCCCGCCTCCCTCGCCTGAGCGGGACACTCGGCTCAGCGGGCAGTGGAAGCGCCAGGATCGGACGAATCGTCGACCCGCTCTGTGTCGCATTCGTCGAATGGAGCTCACTCCCGCCCCCCACGGCTTGGGCGCCTGGGGGAGGAGGTGGTTACCCTCGGCACATCCTCAAAGGAGGAACCTGCATGTCGAGTGAGGTCCGGACACCTCCGGATGTGAACGCTGAGACTCCTGAAGCTCCCCCCGCTGCCTCGGCTCCCGAGCCGCAGCCGGTGCTGAGCGTGAATGACACCGGCGCGGTCAGCGCGCGCAAGCGGGGCAAGTCGGGCGCGACGGCCAGGACGGCTCGCACCACCGCCAGGCGCAAGCCCGAGAAGAAGCTGCCCGCCTCCCAGAAGACGGCGAAGAAGGCGGCGAAGAAGGCGGCGGGCACCAAGGGGCGGTTCAAGTCCACGACCGACGCGGCGGGCAGCTGGAAGTCGGCCGCGAAGCGCACCTCGGGCAGCAAGCCGACCGCCGCGCAGAAGAAGACGCCCAAGAAGTCCACCGCCCGGAAGGCGGCTCCGGCGCGCAAGGCGGCTCGCTCGAAGCGCACTGGCGGGCGCTGAGCCCGCGGCCTCCGCGCGGGAACGACGGGCTCACGTGTGAAGCACGCGTGAACCCGGCGGCGCTCACTGCTTAGATGGCTCCACCAGGAGACATCGGATGACCGCTGCGAACCTCTTGCCGGGTATCTCTTCCTCGAAGCTCGCCACCTCCCGACTCGGAACGCACCTGCTGTCGAGCGGCGCTCCCGGTGGCGAGCCCGTCGTCCTCCTCCATGGCAACGTCTCCTCGGGCCGCTTCTACGAGGAGCTCATGGCCGCGATGCCGCCGCGCTACCGGTGCCTGGCTCCGGACCTGCGCGGCTATGGCGGCTCGGATCGCGCGCCCATCGATGCGACGCGCGGCATGCGCGACTTCTCCGATGACCTGTTCGAGCTCCTGAGCCAGCCGGAGGTGCTCCCCGCGAAGCGGAAGGTGCACCTGCTGGGCTGGTCCGCGGGCGGCGGTGTCGCGATGCAGTTCGCCATCGATCACCCGGAGCGTGTGACCTCGCTGATCCTCATGGCGCCGGTGTCTCCCTACGGCTTCGGCGGCACGAAGGGCCTGGACGGGGCGCCCTGCTGGCCGGACTTCGCCGGGTGTGGCGGCGGCGGGGCGAACCCGGAGTTCGTCAAGCGCATCGCGGGCCAGGACACCTCGGAGGAGAGCCCCTTCTCCCCGCGCAACGTGATGAACCAGTTCTACTTCAGGCCTCCGTTCCGGGTGCCGCGTGCGCGCGAGGACGTGCTCGTCTCGGAGATGCTCCGGATGGCCGTCAGCGATGGCACGTACCCGGGGAACATGGAGCCCTCGGCGAACTGGCCGGGCGTGGCGCCGGGCAGGCTGGGCATGAACAACGCCCTCTCGGGGCGCTACTGCAACCTCACGGCGCTCGCGGACATCTCGCCGCGCCCGCCCGTGCTGTGGATCCGAGGCGACTCGGATCAGATCGTCTCGGACAGCTCGCTCTTCGACTTCGGCCAGCTCGGCAAGCTGGGCCTGGTGCCCGGCTGGCCGGGCGAGTCGGTGTTCCCTCCGCAGCCCATGGTGGGACAGATGCGCGCGCTGCTCGACAGGTACCGCGCGCGAGGCGGCACCGCTCGCGAGGAGGTGCTCGAGGGCGTGGGCCACTCGCCGCACCTCGAGGCACCCGAGAAGTTCCGCGCGCTGCTCGTGGGCTTCCTGGAGCAAGTGGCACCTCGCTGAGCGGCCCCGGGTGAGGCATTGCCTCCACGTGCGGCATCTATCCGCGAAGGTGCGCCAGGGGGAGAGAACAGCGGCAGATCCTGGCGCGGAGCGGAATTTTTCCGCTGCGGATCCGCGAAGAGTGCGGCGCGCGTCCACCTCCGCGCAGCGAGTCTCCGTTGACGTTTCGCCCCGGTGAGCGCTCCATTAGGAGGGTCAGAAAGGGGTGACTCATGGGCTCGAAGGAGGACGGTAGTAGCAGCCTCACGATCGCGCGAGGAGATGCCTCCAGTGGACCCGACAGCGCACGCTCGCCCGTGCTGGGCGGCATGTCGGAAGCGGAGCTCGACGCGATCGTCAGCATGCTCCGCACGGACAAGAACCTGGTCGTCGCGGCGGTCCCCGCGGCGTCCGAGCGCCTGGGCGCGCTGACCGAGCAGCTGCTCCGAAGCAGCTCCGGCCTGCTCCTCGATCCGCGCGAGGCGCGCGAGGAGGCCGCGCGACAGGCCTGGTACATCGGGCTGGGTGAGAAGGTGGCGGGGCCGCTCGACATCGCGGCGCTGCGGACGCACTGGGAGCGCGGAGAGCTGGGGCCCGACTCGCTGTGCTGGCGCAAGGGCTTCGATGGCTGGCAGCCGGTGTGCCGGGTGCACGGGCTGGCGGAACTCCTGTCACCTCGGGCGAATCTCGATCCCTCGACGCCCGAGGACCTGGTGCCCAACCCTCGCGCCGACGCGCTGGACTTCCCGCTCAAGGGCGCCGAGGCCCTGCGCATCCTCGCGGAGGACACACCGCCGCCGCTGCCCATCCTGGCGCCCTCGCTCCCGCCTCCAGTCCTGGAGCCCGAGCCCGTAACGGCGCCCGCGCTCGAGGCCGAGCCGGACACCGTGCCAGACGCGCCTCGCGCCCAGGACGTCGCCGGAGTGCACGCGCTGCTGCCCGCGACTCCGCCCACGCGGGTGGAGGTACGCGTTCGGGGAGGCGCCTGGCTCGCGCTCGGTGGCGGGCTCGTGGGCGGAATACTCGTGAGCGGCGCGGTGTGGCTGCTCGGCCTGTCGGCTGGGGGAGGCCTGCTCGCTCGTGGAGCTTCGTCCGAGACCACCACGCCCGCCCGCGGCGGCGAGGCCACGACCTCGGCTCCCGCGCGCGCTCCGGTGAACGCGACGACGCCCCGGGCTGCCGTGGCCTCCAAGCCGGAGCTGACGGCGCCCGTCCCGCTGAGCGCCACGCCGCTTCCGGCCTCCGAGCCTGCCAGGGCCGATGCCATGGCCCCCGTGCCGGCCATCAGCGCGGGCTCCGGCATCGCGAGCAGTGGCGTCTCCAAGCCGGACGTCACGGCGCTCGTGCCGGCCGTCGGTGCTGGCTCCGGCCTCGGCGGCGCTGCCGTCTCCAAGGCGACGCCTGGCTCCACGCTGACGCCGCTGGCCCGGCCGACGCCGACGGGAGCCGAGACCGTGGCCGCTCCGCCGCGCGCCGTCGCTTCGGTGCGCCCCGCGCCGGTGGATCCGTCCATGAGCAAGCCCACGAAGACGGAGCTGGCCTTCCAGTCCGAGCCTTCGGCTCCCAAGGCCGTGGCCGCTCGAGCCGCCGAGGCGAAGGAGGAGGAAGAGGACGACGAGCTGAGCCTGGACGAGGACTTCGAGCGCGAGCTCTTCGATCCCGCGAAGCGGGCCGTGCCCGCCAAACGCACGGTCTGGGTTCCTCCCGCGCCGACGCCCAAGGAGCCTCCCGCCTCGCTCGCCGAGTCCGACGTCTTCTCCGTGGTGGTCGCGAACAAGGCGGACATCACGTCGTGCGTCAGCGCCCAGAAGCTCCAGTCCGAGGACGGCAGCCGCAAGGTGGTGGTGCGCTGGACCATCCTGCCCAGCGGCCGGGTGACGGACGTCGTCACGGAGACCGCGAAGCTCCGGGGCACGCCGCTGGCCCTGTGTCTGGAGGAGAAAATCCGCGCCTGGACGTTCCCTCGGCACCGCGAGCAGGGCGGCCCGGTCCGCTTCCCGTTCGTGTTCTGAGCCCAGGCCGGCCCGACGCAGAGGGCCCGAGTCCACCCTCGCCTCCGATCCGCCCCCCTGTCGGGCGGACCCTATCCGAACTGGTCTGCTTGTCATACCAGTTGGGAACCGGTCCGCTCACAGGGCACCTTCATGGCAGAGCGGCTCCCTTGGTCCGGGAACCTCCCTCGAGGGTGCAAGAACTCCTTCAGGCTCCTCAGGCCCGCAACGGAGAAGGGCTCCCAGGTCGCCCCGGGAGCCCTCCTGTACGGCCGCTACGAGGCGGTGACTCCTCCCCGCCCGCTCAGGCCGGGAGGAGTCCGGTGAGGCTCAGCGCCCCACGAGGCCGCGGCCCTGCGTCGTCGAGCCCGGCGCGATCGTCTGCGCGAGCGGCGACACGACGGTGAAGGCCAGGTCATCGCGCTCGTTGTAGCTGCCACCCGCGCAGGTGTTCACCACGCCGCCGTACCGGATCTGCGCGCGGACGGCGTGCGTGCCCGGCGTGCTCCCCGCGTTGAAGTTCTGGGAGAACACCTTCGGCCCGGAGCCCGTGCAGGCCAGGCCCGTGACGAGCGGCGTCCAGGACGGCGAGGCCGCGTTGGTCGTGTAGTACAGGTCCACCCGGTCCGTGCCGCTCTGGCACCACACCGACACGTCGAGCTTCAGCGCCGTGCCCGGCATGATGGTGCTCCGGTCCACGCTCTTGAGCACCAGCTTGTCGATGCTCTCGTCCACGTGGAAGGTGCCGGCGTTGCCGTCCGCGCACGTGCCACCCAGCGTATTGGGCCGGTTGCTCTCGACACCGCCGTACATGGAGCCGCGGCCGCGCACGAGCGTGCCGGTGTCGCACCCGCAGCCGGAGGCGCAGTACGGCGTCTTGAAGTTGGGGTTGTAGATGGCCGTCGAGGGCGAGCAGACGTTCGCGGTGGTGAAGCTGGCCGTGGTGTACGAGCCCTCGCTGCACGAGTCCTTCGCGCGAGCCCGCCAGTAATAGGTGGTGTTCGGCACCAGGGCGCTGGACACCGTCCAGGAGCTGTCGCTCACACCCGAGGCCGAGGCCACGACGTTGTTGAAGGCGGAGTCCAGCGCCACCTGCACGTCATACCCATCGGCCAGCGGCACGTCGCTCCAGTCGAGCGAGGGCTGGTGGGCGACACCGGTGGCCCCATCGGCCGGGCTGGAGGACGAAGGCGTGCCGAGCGCCACGCACGCGCGCGTGGTGAACGAGCCAGCCGAGGTCCACGGGGTGGCGCCACCGCACGAGGAGACGGCCCTCACGCGCCAGTAGTACGTGGTGACGTCCTCGAGGGCCGGCGTCACGGCCCACTCGCTGGAGGTCAGCCCCTGCGCCGCGCGCGCGATGGTGGTGAAGTTCGGGTCCGTGGACACCTGCACGTCGTACTTGACGCCCTCCACGTCGTTCCAGTCCAGCGGCCCGGTGAACTGCACGTCCACGCTGCCGTCGAGCGGGCCCTCGCGGACCGGCGAGATGGTCGGAGCCAGGCATCCCGGCGTCACGCAGGTGCACGTGCTGGCCGGGGTGTAGCAGGCGGAGCTCGAGCCGGCGGCGACGACCGAGTAGCAGTAGGAGCGGTCATTGGCCACCTCGGGGTCCGTGTAGCTGGTGCCCGTCACGGTGGCGATCTTCGAGTTGCCGAAGTTGCAGCCGGCGAAGCCCTCGGTCTTCATCACCCAGTACTGGGAAGCACCGGGGACCGAGCTCCAGCTGAGGTCCACCTGGCTATGGGCCGCCGTGGCGCTCATCGCGGGCGCCGTCTTCGGAGCGTTGGTCGCGCAGCCGCCGTCCACGGGGGCCGGCGTGTTGCAGGCGATGCCGTGGCGGTTGAAGGCCGCGTAGATGGCCGTCATGTGCGGGGTGCCGTTGGCCAGGTTGCCGTCGTCGTCATCGGCCGCCAGCCACTGCATGTAGCCGTTGGTGGCGCCGCAGCCGTCCGAGGTGCCGGCGTTGCAGTCGCAGCCGTGCCACGAGCCGACGTTACCGCTGCCCTGGTAGAAGACCTTGTTGCCCACCAGGAAGGCCGACTGCGCGTCCAGGTTGAAGGGCGGCGCGCGCAGGTCCCGGGCGACGAAGTCCCAGGCGGCCTGGCGCGTCGGGCCGGCGGAGCAGTGCACCTGCCTGCCGCAGGGGCCGCTGCCCGAGTCGCACCGCGAGCAGCTGAAGTTCGCGGGCGTCTGGGGCGTGGGCGGGTTGTGCTTGGCGTAGTCGGAGTCGCGCACGCCGGAGCAGTCCGTGGCGCACCACGGCGAGCCGGTGCGGGCCTCGTTCACGTTGAAGCCGGTGCCGTCCGCCGTCTGGCCGCAGCCCCGGTCGGAGGTGTGGAAGAAGCCGTGGCCCACGCACGACGCCTGCAACCGGTAGTTGGCCGCGATGTCCGCGTAGCCCTCGCTCGAGCTGCTCAGCGTGCCGTTGGCGTCGTTGTTGTCGATGCCGTGGCCCCACTCGTGGTCGAACACCGCGCCAATCTCACCGGTGTTCCGGCAGCCGCCGCCGCTCCGGTAGAAGTTGACCGTCTGCCCCAGCGAGTCCCAGAAGGCGTTGCACGTCTGGTTGAGGTTGACGTTGGCGACGAGCTGCCCCTGCAGCCACGTGTTGGTGGGGAGCCAGCCGCGCGCCTGCTCCTTGAGCTTGTTCAGCTCGTAGAAGCACGAGCGCGCCGAGGCCGTGTTGCCCGCGCCCCCGCCGCCCGTGGTGCAGTCGTGGTGGCCGTTGACGCCGCCCAGGTCCAGCGTGCCCGCGGCGCTGAAGGTGACGGCGCCGCAGCTGTCGTTGATCTTCACGTACTTGCCCGACAGCGTCGTGGTGACGGTGCCGCTGCCGGAGTAGTCGTACACGCCGGCGCCGTCCGTGAAGTCGTTCGGCGCGGGCAGGCCCGTGTTGGTCCACGGCATGGGCGAATTCAGCTGCAGCGTGCCGCACGTGGCGTCCGAGGGGCAGATCTCCGTGTTGGTGGACGGGTAGATGCCGCCCTTCACGCTGGCATCGAGGTAGCTGTTGGTGTCCTCGAAGGACAGCAGCTCGCCCGTCTGCGCGTCCACGGACACCTTCCAGTGCTCCAGCTCACCGGTGCGCTGGAAGCCATACGTCCACACCAGCCGGTGGTTGTAGCCGACGCCGAAGTTGCCGGTGAAGGTGTGACCGTTCTGCTGCTCGGCGCGGGCCAGCGAGAGGACCTCGAGCGTGGGCTGCTGCCACAGCTCGCCCGGCGTCTCGAAGAAGCCGAGGGCATCGCCCGCGAACCCCATGGCCTCCTCCGGCTTCACGCGCGGCTGGAGGCTCACGCTGGGGCTCACATGCGCCCAGGCCTCGGTGCCCAGGAGGATGAGGTTGCCGCTGTTGATGGTGGCCGCCACGCGCGCGTGGCGCACGGGGATGCCGTTCACCTGCTGCGGGATGTGGACCTGCCACAGCGTGTCCGACACCTGCGTCACGCGCGGCTCGCCCAGCTGCAGCGGATCCACGCCGATGGCCGCGTGGTTGTCCGCGATGAACTTGACGATGAGGTCACCCACCACCGCCGCGTCCACCTTGGCGACCGGGCGCCCCAGCTGCTGCCGCAGCGAGCTGAGCGACACGGTGTTGCCCGTGCCCGTGCCGGGGATGAGGGGGATGACGCCCTGGATGGAGCTGGCCGAGCCGGTGCGCAGGTCCACGTAGACGTTGAAGTCGCGGCCGTTGCGCGCGAAGAAATCGCTCCAGGCGCTCGCGTTGAGCGAGCTCATCCGCGCCTGAGCCTCCTTGAGCGGCGTATTGATGATGGGGAGATACAGCTCCGGCTTGAAGAAGGCCTTGCTCGAAAGGGAACTCGGACCTGACTCGGGAGGAACGATCGCCTGGCTCGTCGCCGCGATGAGCAGCGCGAGACAGGCGATCAACTTCATGGTGTGGCGCATGTACAGCTCTCCTGATGGGGGAACTACGGGCCGTGGGACCGCAGATGGTCCCAGGGAGGGGCGGCGGTCCTGTAGACCAGTGCCCTATTAGATACAAGAACGGGGGGCATCAGTCACAGGGGCACCGCTTCTCTCGAATTCCGAGAGGCCGATGCGCCCCGCTCACCCAGGGACGAGCTCCACGGGTAGCACCCTGGGTCCGCGCACGGACAGGGAGAGGTTCCACGCCACGGGGCCTCGGGGGAGGATGGAGCTGAAGCGCGACAGGAGCGCCTCCAGGCCCAGCCGCGCCTCCAGCCGGGCCAGCGACGCGCCCAGGCAGAAGTGGATGCCGTGGCCGAAGGGCATGTTCTGGGGCCCGGGCCGGTCCAGGTCGAACTGGTCGGCGCCGGGGAAGCGCGCCTCGTCCCGGCTGGCCGAGGCCAGGAGCACCAGCATCCAGGAGCCCGCGGGCAGCCGCACCCCGCCCAGCTCCGTCTCCTCCTTGGAGATGCGCATGAGGCCATGGACGGGCGGCTCGTAGCGCAGCACCTCCTCCACCAGCTTCGGCAGCACCGAGCGATCCGCGCGCGCGCGCCCCAGCACGTCCGGGCGCTCCATCAGCAGGCGCACGGCGTGGTTGAGCAGGTGGATGGTCGTCTCCATCCCGGCGATGAGGAGCATGAACAGGAAGCTCAGCAGCTCCTCGTCCGTCAGCGCCTGTCCGTCCACTCGCGCCGAGAGCAGCTCGCTCACCATGTCCTCGCCCGGGGCGCGGCGGCGGTCCGCGAGGACCTGGGACAGGTGCCCGCGCGCCACGCGCACGGTGGAGCGTATCTGCTCCATCCGCTCGGTATCCCCTGGAGCGACGGAGGAGGTGCTCGTCAGATCATCCGCCCAGCGCGCGAAGAAGGGCTGGAGCGAGACGTCCAGCCCCAGCAGCTCGCGCATGACGCCCGAGGGGAGGGGGCGGGTGAACGCCTCGATGAGATCGACCGTCTGGCCAGCAACCAGCCGGTCGGCGAGCGACTCGGCGAGGACGCGCACCCAGGGCTCCATCCGGCTCAGGGCGGTGGGGCCGAAGGCGCGGCTGACGAGCGCCCGCAGCCGCCCATGCACGGGAGGATCGTGGACGATCATCGCGTGCGCGAAGGGCGCATCCTCGAGCCAGGGCGGGCAGGTGACGCGGCGCATGCCCTCGGAGGAGAAGAGCTGGGGGTTCTTGAGGACGGCGACGACGTCATCGAAGCGGGTCACCGCCCAGAAGCCGCCGGGATCCACCTGGGACACGGGAGCGGTGCGTCGCAGCTCGGCGTAGTACGGGTACGGGTTGGCACGTACCTCGGGAGCCAACAGGTTCAACCGTGAGCCCATAGCTTCCTTGAATGTCGAGAGGGGGGCGCAGGCTAGACGCACTCCCCACGAAATGCAGGCAAAAGGTGTGGGGAACGGCGTCGGCCACCGTGGAGGAGGCTAGGCTGCCGCTCGCCGATGAGCCCGATGCGCCGCGCCACCGCCGAGGACAACGCCGCCCTGCTGGAGCTGTTCGGCGCCGTGCCGATGCAGGGGGAGCTGGTGCTGTCCACCCAGCGCTCGCCGGACTACTTCGCCCTCTTCGAGCTGCAGCGCGGCGCCACCGAGGTGTGGGTCCACGAGGAAGGAGGCCGGCTCGACGGCATGGGCGCCATCCACGTGCGGGAGGGATGGTTGGAGGGCCAGCCTTGTCGGGTGGGCTACCTGGGAGATCTCCGGGCGCGCTTCTCGGCGCGTCGCAGCCGAGGGCTGTCCCGCTTCTATGGGCCCACCCTGGAGGAGGCGGCCGAGCGTCACGGGGTGAGCGCCTTCCTCACGGCGGTGATGGCCACCAACGCGGGGGCGCTCCAGGCGCTGGTGAGGCGCAAGGCGTCGCGGGCGGCGCAGCCACACTATGCGCTGCTGCGCCGCTTCTCGGCGGTGTCCGTCCAGTTCGTGCTGCGCCGCAAGCCGCGCCCGAGCCCCTATACGGTGCGCCGCGCCACGCCGGAGGACGTGCCCGCGATGGCGGCGATGCTGGACGCGGACCACCGCGCGCGGCCCTTCGGGTACCGGTATGACCTGGGCGAGCTGGAGCACCGGCTGGCGCGCTGGCCCGGGCTGGCGGTGGAGCACTGCTACCTCGCCTTCGACGGGGACGGACGCCTGGTGGGGTGCACCTCGGCGTGGGATGCGGCGGCGGTGAAGCGCTACCGGGTGCTGGCGTACCGGGGCGGGATGCGGTGGGTGCGGTTCGGCTTCGATGCGCTGGCCACGGTGGTGGGAGCGCCGCGGCTGCCTGAGCCCGGCCAGGACTTCCGCTACTTCTACCTGTGCAACACAAGCATCGCGGGGGAGGACCCGGCCATCTTCCGCGCGCTGCTGGAGCACGTGTACGCGGACCACCATGGCCGGGGCTTCCACTTCTTCACGCTGCAGCTGGACGAGGGGGACGCGCTCGCGCCCGCGCTGAAGGGCTTCCTGCTGCGCCGGCTGGACTTCCACCTCTACGCCGTCACTCCGGCCAGCCGCCCGAGGGAGCAGTTCCCCCCCGGGCGCACCGGCTTCGAGATCGCCCTGCCCTGAGCGCGCGGCTCGCGGCCCGGGCGGGCTACACCTGGTGGAGCTTCCAGCGTCCCCGCCGGAAGAGGACGACGCTGACCACGGCGAGCATGCAGTAGCTGATGAGGATGGAGAGGAAGGCGCCCGACGGCCCCAGCCCCATCGGATTCGCGAGCACCCAGGCGAGCGGCAGCTCCAGCACCCAGAAGCAGCCCAGGTTCATGAGGGTGGGCGTCACCGTATCCCCGGCGCCGTTGAAGGCCTGCTCGAGCACCAGGGCGAAGGCGTAGAAGAGGAAGCCACAGCTCACGATGCGCAGGCACCTCACGCCGTACGTGGCGGCTTCGGCATCCTGGGTGAAGAGGCCGATGAGCGGCTCGGCCGCGAGGATGAAGATGAGCCCCACGGAGCCGAGGAAGATCATGTTGTAGCGGGCCGCGGTCCACACGGCCTGCTCGCCGCGCTCGGGCTTGCCGGCGCCGAGGCTCTGGCCCACGAGGGTGGCGGCGGCATTGCCCAGCCCCCACGAGGGCAGCAGGGCGAACAGGATGATGCGCATGGCGATGGTGTAGCCGGCGGTGGCGGTGCTGCCGAAGACGGCGACGATGCGTGCCAGGACCATCCAGCTGGACGTGGCCACGAAGGCCTGGAACATGCCGGTGCCGGACAGCCGCAGCATGCTGAGCATCGTCCGCGGCTCCAGGCGGATGTGCTCGAGCCGCACGCGGAGGTGGCCGCTGCCCCGAGCCAGGCAGTAGAGCTGGTACACCACGCCCATGCTCCGGCCGAACGCGGTGGCCACCGCCGCGCCCGCGACGCCCATCGCGGGGAAGGGCCCCCACCCGAAGATGAGACAGGGAGCCAGGACGATGTTGAGGCCATTGGCCAGCCACAGCGTGCGCATGGCGACGGCGGCATCGCCCGCGCCACGAAAGATGGCGTTGATGAGGAACAGGAGGACGACGCTGCTCATGCTCGCCAGCATGATCTGCGTGTAGCGAACGCCGTGCTCGAGCACCCAGGGCGAGCCTCCCATGAGCGCCAGGAGCGACCGGGAGAACGAGGCACCGATGATGCAGAAGGGCACGCTCAGCAGGATGCCCAGGCCGATGGCCTGCACGGCGCTGCGAGCGGCCTGGTCGTGGGCCTTCTCACCGATGCGCCGGGAGACGGTGGCCGAGGCGCCGATGCTCAGCCCCATGGCGACGGCATAGATGATGGTGAAGACGGCCTCGGTGAGGCCCACGGTGGCGACGGCGTCGGGACCGAGCCGGCCCACGAAGAAGACGTCGACCACCGCGAAGATGGACTCGAGCACCGTCTCCAGCACCATGGGGACGGAGAGCAGGAAGATGGAGCGGCCGAGGGAGCCCTCGGTGAAGTCCGCGTGCGAGCCGCGGACGGCCTCCTTGAGGGCGGCCCAGAAGCTCTGGGGGGCGGGCGTGGAGGGACGTCCTGCGTCCTGTGAGAGCTCAGTTTCCGAGTGAGGTGCTTCCGTCATATCGCCCTTCCTCCACGCCCGGTGCCGGATGGGCGGGAAAACTAGCCGGAGGACCGCCTCGGGTCGATCCATCTGACAGGACTAACGAAGGGGCAGCACACGGAAGGCGATGTCCTGCTCGTAGCCCAGGCGGCGAGCCGTCTCCACGAAGCGCTCGGAGGCGATGATGGCCGTGGGGAAGTCCTCCAGCCGGAACGCATCCAGCTCTGGGGGAACAGAGGAGGCTCGCAGGATGAGCTCCTCCGGACGCTTCCACCCCTTGCGACCACACTTCGTGCAGGGCTCTGGTCGGTACTCCGGCAGGCAGTCCGGATGCGCCTGACCGCGAGGCAGCAGCTCCAGCTCGAGCAGCTCCGGCGGGTTCTTCTGGCGAAAGCGCAGCTCGGTGTGACAGCCCTTGAGGCCCTGGACTCCTTCGGCTTGCAGGCGCTCCAGCGCCTCGCGCCTCATCAGCAGCATCCACGAGGAGTACAGGAAGCATAGTCCTCCTCTAGCCGAGCCGTGTATTTCTCCTGATCCGGCAGGCGGGAGAGATCCACGGAGGGATAGGCATCCGAGAGGCCCACCCCAGACCGCATCACACTGGGGACAGTGCACTCCAGGGAGAAACCATCGGCGCTCGACGTTGTGGGAGCCGGAATAGCGCGGCTCCTGGACCCCCTCCATGACGTAAGTAACGCATCGTCCCTCAGTAACCTCCAATGGGAGGAGGCTGCGTCCACTGACGCCAATACGGGACAACCGGACCGAAGAGCCCGAACTCATAGATGAGCTGTCCCGCATACCTCATGATTTCTTCCTTCGACGCTCCTCGGCCAGCTGCGAGGGCAGTGAGCCCGGCGCACAGCAGCAGCCACACCCAACCTCGAAGCACCTCGATCATGGCCCGCGAACGTACCGCGTCACGGCCAGGCCGCATCCCGAACAGCAAGTTGCAAGCTCATCGCACGCACGGCGCGGCGCGCCATGAGAAACAGAGTAGGGAGCTTTTGCCAGCTCGGCGGAGAACTCCTACCCTGCTGGCCCCACTTCGCGAGGCTCCGTCTCCGGCCTCCGGGAGGTTTCCATGCACTTGTTTTCCAGGACAGGGTGGCTGACCGCCGCGACCTGTGCCGTGTTGCTCGGTGCCGGCGGTGAGGCCTTGGCCGCCGACGGCGTCGTCTTCGTCCACGGCACGGGCGACCAGACGCCGAGCTCGGCCACGAGCGGCTACTGGACGCAGTCGTCCATCGACACCATGCGCAATGGCCGGCCCTACCTCATCATCGGCTACCCGGGCGCCACGTGCGCCGGCTTCAGCCAGTGCAGCTGGGGCCCGATCGTCGATCAGATCGTCCCCTGGATGAACACCAACAACATCACCCGCTTCACCGTCATCACCCACTCGAATGGCTCGAGCCCGCTGCGGTACATGCTCGGCCACACCGGCGCGGTGAGCCCCAACGGCAACGTCGTCAACACGGTGACGAGCCGCATCTCCCAGGTCATCTTCATGGCGCCGGACCTCGCCGGCACGCCCCTGGCCAACCAGGTGACGACGAGCGGCTCCTTCCTGAACATCGCCAACAGCGTCGTCGAGTTCTTCGGTGGGGGCAGCTACAACAACCCCGCCGTGGTGCAGCAGCGCACCGACAACATGCGCGTCTACAACTCGAACGGCACCTTCGCGGGAGGCCAGGGTGCGACGACGGTGGGCGGCAAGCCCATCTCGGTGGTGCGCGGCAACCGCGTCTACGCCAACCTCTTCTCGAGCGACGCGCACTGCGGTGGCTACTTCTACACCATCGGCCTGAAGGCGGCGGCGCTGCTCGGCTGGGGCAGCTTCAACGCCGGCACGGACGGCTTCATCGGCAACGACAGCTCGGGCTACTTCGGCAACATCATCATCGACGACGGCCGCCTCAACCACCACCAGTCGCGCCGCAGCTGCCACAACAGCGGCAACCTGGTGGCGCAGAAGGTCGCCAGCGCGCCCATTCCGCCGCCCTCCAGCCAGACGTACGCGCCGGAGACGAACGTGCAGGGCGCGGGGCTCGCCTGCAACAACTACTACTCGGGCTACGCCACGGACTTCATGACCAACCACACCGTGTGGAAGTACGGCTGCTCCAGCAGCATGCTCACCAACGGCTACCCCGAGCCCGACTGCCTCATCTCCTACGGCTACTCGAGCA from Hyalangium gracile harbors:
- a CDS encoding MATE family efflux transporter — encoded protein: MTEAPHSETELSQDAGRPSTPAPQSFWAALKEAVRGSHADFTEGSLGRSIFLLSVPMVLETVLESIFAVVDVFFVGRLGPDAVATVGLTEAVFTIIYAVAMGLSIGASATVSRRIGEKAHDQAARSAVQAIGLGILLSVPFCIIGASFSRSLLALMGGSPWVLEHGVRYTQIMLASMSSVVLLFLINAIFRGAGDAAVAMRTLWLANGLNIVLAPCLIFGWGPFPAMGVAGAAVATAFGRSMGVVYQLYCLARGSGHLRVRLEHIRLEPRTMLSMLRLSGTGMFQAFVATSSWMVLARIVAVFGSTATAGYTIAMRIILFALLPSWGLGNAAATLVGQSLGAGKPERGEQAVWTAARYNMIFLGSVGLIFILAAEPLIGLFTQDAEAATYGVRCLRIVSCGFLFYAFALVLEQAFNGAGDTVTPTLMNLGCFWVLELPLAWVLANPMGLGPSGAFLSILISYCMLAVVSVVLFRRGRWKLHQV
- a CDS encoding GNAT family N-acetyltransferase — protein: MSPMRRATAEDNAALLELFGAVPMQGELVLSTQRSPDYFALFELQRGATEVWVHEEGGRLDGMGAIHVREGWLEGQPCRVGYLGDLRARFSARRSRGLSRFYGPTLEEAAERHGVSAFLTAVMATNAGALQALVRRKASRAAQPHYALLRRFSAVSVQFVLRRKPRPSPYTVRRATPEDVPAMAAMLDADHRARPFGYRYDLGELEHRLARWPGLAVEHCYLAFDGDGRLVGCTSAWDAAAVKRYRVLAYRGGMRWVRFGFDALATVVGAPRLPEPGQDFRYFYLCNTSIAGEDPAIFRALLEHVYADHHGRGFHFFTLQLDEGDALAPALKGFLLRRLDFHLYAVTPASRPREQFPPGRTGFEIALP
- the sitI6 gene encoding SitI6 family double-CXXCG motif immunity protein; the protein is MEGVQEPRYSGSHNVERRWFLPGVHCPQCDAVWGGPLGCLSLRGSLPPAGSGEIHGSARGGLCFLYSSWMLLMRREALERLQAEGVQGLKGCHTELRFRQKNPPELLELELLPRGQAHPDCLPEYRPEPCTKCGRKGWKRPEELILRASSVPPELDAFRLEDFPTAIIASERFVETARRLGYEQDIAFRVLPLR
- a CDS encoding cytochrome P450 gives rise to the protein MNLLAPEVRANPYPYYAELRRTAPVSQVDPGGFWAVTRFDDVVAVLKNPQLFSSEGMRRVTCPPWLEDAPFAHAMIVHDPPVHGRLRALVSRAFGPTALSRMEPWVRVLAESLADRLVAGQTVDLIEAFTRPLPSGVMRELLGLDVSLQPFFARWADDLTSTSSVAPGDTERMEQIRSTVRVARGHLSQVLADRRRAPGEDMVSELLSARVDGQALTDEELLSFLFMLLIAGMETTIHLLNHAVRLLMERPDVLGRARADRSVLPKLVEEVLRYEPPVHGLMRISKEETELGGVRLPAGSWMLVLLASASRDEARFPGADQFDLDRPGPQNMPFGHGIHFCLGASLARLEARLGLEALLSRFSSILPRGPVAWNLSLSVRGPRVLPVELVPG